CGGCACGAATCGGCATTGTTGCCGAAGCGATAATCGCAGATGTGGCAAATGTTTCCGAATGATCCGGCTGTTCCTGAGAATGCTTTGCCAACGTCATGGTTGCCGCAGTGGAAGAAACAATCCCACCCAATACCCCGGTGACAATTACACCGAGGGTTTTGCTAAACATTTTCAAGGCGACATAAGCCGAGAATGAGAGTAGGCTGACCAATACAACGAAGAGCCATAACCGGTATGGATTTAGCGCTTCGTAAGGACCCATTCCTTTATTAGGTACAATTGGCAATACGATGAAAATAATCACCAGTAACGTCACCGATGCCCGGATGTCTTCATAGGAAAGGTGGGTCGTTAGCTGATGGAGTAGCCGTTTCGATGAGAGGAAAAAGAGTATAGCAATCACCAGGGCTAACGCGAGATGATAATGTTCCCACCAACACAATCCGCCGAGCCCGAAGACCAGTGGCGATACCATTTCCGTTGTGGTACCTTCATCGCCCCCTTTTAAAATCGACACGAGGTGACTGGAAAGCACTAACAGCGAAGTACCGGCAAACGCTAATAAAAAGAAACCGGGAATATGTTTATCGTCGATGAATGCGGCAATCGCGCCACCCAATGCGACAAACACAAACGTGCGGATTCCACCGAACGATTTATCGAGCCGACCGGCGGCAAATTGCCGCTCGGTACCAATTAAGGCACCCAACAGAATCGCTAAACCGAATGAAACATACTCGGTAGGCAGTAGATTACCCGACGTTTCTAACAAACCGAAGGCTCCGCTTCCACAGTTAAAAGTGAGGATAAAATATACAGTTCTTTTCGTTAGAATAAAAGGATATCTGTTGTTTTCTAAGGATGAACATGGTAGCCCGTACCTGCCCAAACGTCGTAAAGGCGTATGTCATACGCCATTTATTGTAGCTCAGGTAATCCTGCTTGACTAAGGGTAGTGACAGGCCTCCAGACCTGTAAATTGGAGATTTGGCAACCCGCCATGCGGCTCACCAAAGGTAATTCCAAAAGAATATTGTTTCGTGTGTATGGGCGAATCTCGTGCTCGCCCCCTGACCGGCGACTTTCGAGCAGGGTCAACTCCGTATCCGATACTCGAGATATACAACCCTTGTCGAACAGGAGAATTTGGAATAGAGATGACACTCTTCAATGATGTCCTCTTTTCCATCTTTGACAAAATTCTTGCTCAAGTCGTATTGCGAATTTGCTGAGTCCGAAAACCCGCTTCCACAGGGACGTATAGCAATACGAACCAACGAAAAACGAGAGTTATCCGAATTCTTAATAGGTTACAAGATTGTTGGTACTACTGTTGCTAACTGGACAAATAGTCGAAAACGAAACACACTTTGTGAAGTAGTGAATGCAATCTTGTTTCTGTTGGGGCGAGGATATACTATATTGTTTTCGTAAAACATCTTCCCTTGAGTGCAACTCGAGATATTCATCGTGCGACCTACTGCATATCCCATTCATAAACCAACGCTGCTGCTTGTTACTCTAAGCGTTTGGTTTGCTCTTATCATCCCGATGGCGTCTGCTCAACAGTATGCTTTTTACACATACGACAATGTGCAATTTCCCGATATCGGCGAAATCACCAGCAGTATGCAGGACAGTCGCGGCTTTCTTTGGTTTAGTGGTTCTCAAGGTATCGTTCGTTATGATGGTTGCGAGTTTCGGCGGTTTTCGGTCATCGATGGTTTACCCAACAATTTCGCGTACAATGTCGTTGAGCGACCCGACGGCCGCCTAAGCATTTGCACATGGGGTGGCGCGTGCATTTTTGATCCCGTAACTGGTTTAATTTCAAGCGATTTCTTGGGTGAAAAGTTAGTTGTGAAAAATGTCTATCCGACACAAAACATGACACTCTATGCGACGTCGGCGGGATTAATGATTCGGCGGGGAGAAGGACTCTACTGTGTAACTTGGCGCTTTTTAAACCCAACCCAATACAATTCCAACTTTTTGGTTGATTTTCATTACGATCCTCGAAGTGATCTGTTATGGCTTGTAACTGAGATGGATGGTATCTACTCGGTGAAGCTCACAAGCTTATTACAATTGTGGGAGTTTAAGGATAAAGCAATACAACAGGAATTTGAAAACCTGTCTCCTGAACAGTTTTTAGCAAAACATCCATCCAGTGTTACGGGTCTCAAACAGGGAGTTGCTCATGCCGCTTATTCGACTTGTTTACATTACGAATCGGTTGAGTCGGCGCGCGCATTGTTTCAATCGATTAGCACTTTTTACTACCCAAATCTCAATACAACATCTTGGTTTTGTTATAAATTGCAAATTGACAACAACGGTATGGTTTGGGTGTTAGCTCGCGATGGCATTTACCGCATTCAGAACCAGAAACTGGTAAAAGCGCCGACGGTCGGACCCTTTGCCGGTAAAATCGATTTCTTTCGAATCTTTGGAAATGATCAAGCGGTTGCCGGTTCCGATGGTTTGTTCGTTATTCGATCATCCGACACCTTGCATTTTTCCGTCGCAACAGGACTTTCTTCGGACGAAGTAAGTAATTGTTTATATGACAGTCAAGGTATCTATTGGATCACAACGAAAGAAGGGGTACTACATAAGCTCCCTTCAACTGGAATTCGCGTTTACAACAAAGATACGACCCCTGAACTCAAGGGGATTATTGACGCAGTCCAAACAAAAAGTGGCGATGTCTTTATTGCTACGACCGATCGTTTGATGAAGTATTTCGATAACACACTAACCGATCTAAAAATTCGACTACCAGATAAGAATATCATCCGAGGACTTGCACTTGATTGCAACGAAGATGTAGTCTTTTTAACCGATTCAACACTTTATCTGTATCAGCATCATCGAGTTAGGGTTTTAGCAGATCACCTTACAACCGGCTATGATAAAGCCACTTTTTCACTGGATCATACTGGAAAGCTTTGGATTAGTTGTGGATGGTTCATTCGGCAATGGGACGGCAAGCATCTTCACTATCATCCGGATTGGCAAAAATCGCTGTTATTCAACAATTTCATTCACACCAGCGAAGATGGGTCGACCATTTTTGGTAACTGGAATTTTGTATACCGGCTACAGTTTCCATATCTGTACCGGTTTTCTACGGGAGATGTTGTCCGGTGGGATTATCGCGACTTCGACAGTAGTTACGCAATTATCTCCAATACCTCGCGGATTAAAGACCCTGTTGTTACCTCAGGGGCGTATGCCTTCGATTCCCATTTCTACTTAGGAACATTCACCGGCTCCATCATGCGTTTGCAAGGAGATACGCTGATCGATTGCGATTTGAGTCGTATTGGTACAATCGGTGGGATAAATCGTTGCGTGCGCGACCTCGAAGGGAATCTCTACTTTCTCGGCAGCGAAGGCGTCATTAAACTGGATTCCAGCGGCTTTTCGCAGATGGATCTCTCGCGAGATCACACTTACCGTTTCAACGATCTCTACATCGATTCACTTGGTAATCGGTTTTTTGCCACCTCGAATGGATTACTGTTCACAAACAACCAAACGCAGCTTGTCATCGACCATCAGTTCGGGTTAACCGAAAGTAATGTCCAGAAAATCTTGGCACTTGGCGAAAACCGCTATCTATTGATTCAACCCAATAGCATTGTATCGATTGATTTCAACACGCTATGGCAATCCGAATCAACTACGAAACCGGTATGGGTGACCGGTGTATGGGCGAATAACACTCTGCAAGCAATAAAGCCTACGATTGAACTGGCTCTTGGACAACGTACGTTGAAAATCCGATATGCATCGATGGATTTCCTTGCTGAGAAGTATAATCGGTACCGTTGGAAGTTGAACGGATTTACCGACACGTTTTCTGCCCCTTCTACGCATAGTGAGGTAACTTTTCTCCGAATTCCGCCCGGCACCTATCAATTGTATGTCCAAGCCACCAACGTTTTCGGTCATAGTTCCGAGATCGAGCGACCAATCATCATAACGGTACCGGCATTTTTTTACGAAACAACTGCGTTTAGAGTTCTGATTGGGGTGCTGCTGTTGGGTACGGTTGCGATGATTTATTCGATCCGGTTACAATCCCAAAAACGGGCAAACATCCTTTTGGAAGAAAAAGTGGCAGTTCGAACAAAAGAGTTGGCGGAAGCGTTGGAGAATGTAAAAGTATTGAGCGGTTTCATTCCGATTTGTGCCAGTTGCAAACATGTCCGCGACGATCAGGGATACTGGCAACAAGTTGAACAGTATATCTCCGAACGATCGGATGCACAGTTTTCACACAGCATTTGCCCCGATTGCGCTCGAAAACTGTATCCCGAATTTTACAAGGACAAGAAGTAGCCTGTTCATCAACACTCGATAGTAACCCCTCCATTTTTCGATTCTTGATAACGAAAGATGGTTTAATTGACACACACAATCGGTTCAATCGACAATTCGTTTTGATCCAGTGTGCGTTAACAATGTGAACACTCCACTGTATAGTTGGCAATCAAAGCGCAGTATACTGACATTTTGTTGTTCTCTCCGATTTTCTTGCACTGGATTCGTATTATTTTGTACTATCGATTGACCCATGAATCGCATGAACCAGATGAGCCGCCTTGCCTATTTTGTATTCTTCCTGCTCGGATTCGGGCTGGGACTGATACCGTGCGCCTTTGCGCAAACGACGGCGGCACCCACTCCGACGAAACCACTCCCGAAACAACAACCGCAAAATCTCCGCGATTTTCAAGCCGGACAGCAATTCGAGATGCGGGGGAAATACGACGAAGCGCTCGAACAGTACCGCCGTATCCTGCAAACCACGCCGGGCGATGTGAATGCATTACAAGGGGTTGCACGGGTGCTGGCACGAACGCGAAAGTACGAGGAGTTGGAACAACACTGGCAACAATACTATTCCCAAGCGCCGGTTTATATGCGCCCGCAAATCGACGGCGAACTCGGCGCCTTGCTCTGGCGGCGGGGAGATCACGCCAACGCCCGTGCCCGGTGGGATGCCGCACTGAACGTCAATCGCAACGAAGGTGGCTATACGGCGCTCAATAACGTATTGCTACAATACGGGATTCACGAGGAAGCGATTCGGATTCTCCTCGAAGGTCGAACGAAATTAGGCAACCCGACACTCTTCTCCTATCAATTGCTCCAGCTCTACCTATCGGCGATGAATCCGCGCGCAGCCGCACTGGAAGCGGTACAACAGGTGCGTATCAATCCCGGACTCGAATCGAATTGGTCCTATTGGCTCACCCAATTCGGCGAAGAAACCGAAACCGTGAACACCTTACGGGATGTATTGCAAAGCGAACTGGAAAAACCGGCAGCGCCGGCAGTGCGCGGCGGTATCGCCTCGATTCTCGCCAGCGTTTCGTTTCATACCGGAAATTTTACGGCGGCTGTTAGCGAAACAAACCTTGCCGATTCGTTACTCAATGGGAGGGGAATACGGTTATTCGGATTGGCAAACCAATTGTTGGGCGAGGGGGAAGTCGTTGCGGCAAAATCCGCGCTGCAAATCGCCACCCGCCGCCAATCGGGTGAAACCCCGCAGATATTGGAATTGCTGGCAAAATTGGAGCTGGCACAAGGCGATACGGTCGCGTCGCGTTCCCGGTTCGAGGAATTGGTCAAGAAGTATCCCACCGCCCCGGAGTCCGAAACCGGCGCATTGACGTTGGCGCGAAGTTATCTGCCCCGTCAACCGGAACAAGCTGCCGAGTGGGCACGAAAAGCGTTGTTGCATCCGATGAAATATCATCCTGCCGAAGCGCGGGTGATTTTAATCGAAGCGGCATTGGCGCAAGGTTCGATCCCCATCGCCGAACGGATTCGCAACGAGGCATTACATTCCAATGGGCTCGATTTGCCAAAATTCTCCGGTCAACTTTCGCTCTTGGGTTTCCGCGCGTTGTTGCTTTCCGATGCCCCCGATTCGTTGGTCACGAATGGACTCACACTGCTCGACCAAGTGCGGTTCGACGATCCAGCGAGCGTAGAAGCGTTACGGTGGCGATTGCTTTGGAATTCCTGTACTGCGAGACCGGAGTTATTGGCAGTACTGCGGAAAGGCGAACGGGCGTATGTTACCGGAAAGCCATTCCCGGCGCTCGATTCGCTGAATCTAACGAAACAAGATGAAGCGGAGAAGGAACTACTGGCGCGCATCATCGTGTGGACGGAAGGGACACCACAGCAGACGTTATGGATCGACCGTTTGTTGACCCAATTTCCCACCGAGCCGCGGTTGCCCGGTTTTCTTTTGCAACGGGCGGAAACGCGCTACCGGCAAGGTGATACCGCTTCCGCGTTGCGTGATCTTGAATTGATATTGCAACGCTTCCCCAATCGGCCGGAAGAGGAACGCGCCCGTAAACTCTTGCGCGCCTGGAGTAAGGAAGGGTGAGTCAAATCGAACTGCGGGAAGAATCGTTATCGCAGCTTTCCGACTATGCGAAACTCTCCATCCGTTTTACTGTCGCAAGTGTTCTTACTCTCCACCAAACCGATGACCAACTGTCTGGCTTTCCCCTCACTGAGACTGGTATAGAAAATCCTTACGAAAAAGATTACGATGCGATTCCCGGAAATCACCCGACTGAATGGGTCAAGCGCTTTGATGTTTCGCAGTGGGGGATGATTTGCGCCTACCATGAGCAAAACCGGATCGGTGGCGCGATTATTGCGCATAACACGAAGAGCGTGCACATGCTGGAAGAGCGCGCCGAGTTAGCGGTATTGTGGGATCTGCGGGTTGCCGGGGCGTGGCGCGGAAACGGCGTCGGGAAACGGTTATTCGATGCGGCGGAGGCGTGGGCGAAACAGCGGGATTGTCATTGGCTAAAAATCGAAACGCAAAACAACAATGTCGCGGCGTGCCGTTTCTATGCCCGTTGTGGTTGTGTATTAGGCGCAATCCATCGCTTCGCTTACCCGGAGTACCCGGAAGAAATACAGTTGTTGTGGTATAAGTCGCTTGAAGAGTAAATTGCTTTGCCCATAGGCAAGGCGCACAGAGGGAATCGTTTCGACTCGGTGTGACGAACGCCGCAGACATAGGGTGGCTGAATCTGACCGAAACGCCTATAGGTCGATTTTATGTTTATCAATGAATTACTTTGACTCTAATGGTAGCTGCCAGCTTTAGTCCGTAATTTTTGGTTTGGTGTTAGTTGTGTTGATAATAAAACACAAATAATCATGATGTGACAATTTTTTAACACCAAAAATCCGTTTGATATCAGGCTCGAACTGAATACGACCAAAAAATTTGCGAACTCAGAGATTGTCAGCATACACATCCAGTTACTTGCCCTCGATTCTCCGGGAAAACCTCGAAAAGAAAGTTTTTCTC
The genomic region above belongs to bacterium and contains:
- a CDS encoding MgtC/SapB family protein; the protein is MLETSGNLLPTEYVSFGLAILLGALIGTERQFAAGRLDKSFGGIRTFVFVALGGAIAAFIDDKHIPGFFLLAFAGTSLLVLSSHLVSILKGGDEGTTTEMVSPLVFGLGGLCWWEHYHLALALVIAILFFLSSKRLLHQLTTHLSYEDIRASVTLLVIIFIVLPIVPNKGMGPYEALNPYRLWLFVVLVSLLSFSAYVALKMFSKTLGVIVTGVLGGIVSSTAATMTLAKHSQEQPDHSETFATSAIIASATMPIRAVVLTIVVVPQYWAEILPIAIPGLIIGAYISLRLVKSKSDRHTSLTLNNPFRLMVALNFGLLFAAATFFARLAVEFLGDRGVVLVAALSGSVSVDAAVLSLGEFAVAGLPSFYLTAGVAAAILANCILKAGIAAVVGTPVYRKKLVPILLVIGVSSLLPLLWNIF
- a CDS encoding GNAT family N-acetyltransferase, with amino-acid sequence MSQIELREESLSQLSDYAKLSIRFTVASVLTLHQTDDQLSGFPLTETGIENPYEKDYDAIPGNHPTEWVKRFDVSQWGMICAYHEQNRIGGAIIAHNTKSVHMLEERAELAVLWDLRVAGAWRGNGVGKRLFDAAEAWAKQRDCHWLKIETQNNNVAACRFYARCGCVLGAIHRFAYPEYPEEIQLLWYKSLEE
- a CDS encoding tetratricopeptide repeat protein produces the protein MNRMNQMSRLAYFVFFLLGFGLGLIPCAFAQTTAAPTPTKPLPKQQPQNLRDFQAGQQFEMRGKYDEALEQYRRILQTTPGDVNALQGVARVLARTRKYEELEQHWQQYYSQAPVYMRPQIDGELGALLWRRGDHANARARWDAALNVNRNEGGYTALNNVLLQYGIHEEAIRILLEGRTKLGNPTLFSYQLLQLYLSAMNPRAAALEAVQQVRINPGLESNWSYWLTQFGEETETVNTLRDVLQSELEKPAAPAVRGGIASILASVSFHTGNFTAAVSETNLADSLLNGRGIRLFGLANQLLGEGEVVAAKSALQIATRRQSGETPQILELLAKLELAQGDTVASRSRFEELVKKYPTAPESETGALTLARSYLPRQPEQAAEWARKALLHPMKYHPAEARVILIEAALAQGSIPIAERIRNEALHSNGLDLPKFSGQLSLLGFRALLLSDAPDSLVTNGLTLLDQVRFDDPASVEALRWRLLWNSCTARPELLAVLRKGERAYVTGKPFPALDSLNLTKQDEAEKELLARIIVWTEGTPQQTLWIDRLLTQFPTEPRLPGFLLQRAETRYRQGDTASALRDLELILQRFPNRPEEERARKLLRAWSKEG